TTCGCCCTTTACATATCTTTTTTGTAAAATACCCAAGGCACTTTCATCTTGATTCAATGTCCCACTAACATGTTGATGATGTTGCATATTCGAGGGTTCAGATCGATGATCATACTCCATTGGTCTTTGCATTGGGCCATAATATCCTACATGAAAACGTCCAAATGGACCACACATTTTCATTCCTCCTTAAAAAATTTACTTTGTTCTCCCTTACGTAAATAAGGATAAACAATAAATGTGCAGAAAAAATGAAGATCTATTCATTGCGATACTTATTTGTTTGTGATAATTTTTAAATAACTTATACATAATGAAGGAGTGGAAAATCGTGAGTGAGAAGATGAATGTTGAAAGTTTTAACCTTGATCATACAAAAGTCAAAGCTCCATATGTTCGTTTGGTAGATAGGAAAAAGGGAATTCACGGGGATGAAATCTTTAAGTATGACCTACGTTTTTGCCAACCCAATAAAGAGTTTATGGATATGCCTTCCCTTCATTCGTTAGAGCATTTAATGGCGGAAAATATTCGGAATCACTGTGACTCTGTGATTGATTTAAGTCCGATGGGATGTCAAACAGGTTTTTACTTAACGGTGATGAATCATTCCAACTATGATGAAATATTAGATGTCTTAGAGAAGACTTTACAAGATGTTTTACATGCAACAGAAGTCCCAGCAGCCAATGAAATTCAATGTGGAAACGCAAAAAGCCATAGTCTTGAAGGGGCTAAAGAAATAGCAAGGAAAG
This is a stretch of genomic DNA from Tepidibacillus fermentans. It encodes these proteins:
- a CDS encoding S-ribosylhomocysteine lyase, with product MKEWKIVSEKMNVESFNLDHTKVKAPYVRLVDRKKGIHGDEIFKYDLRFCQPNKEFMDMPSLHSLEHLMAENIRNHCDSVIDLSPMGCQTGFYLTVMNHSNYDEILDVLEKTLQDVLHATEVPAANEIQCGNAKSHSLEGAKEIARKVLAQRKKWDQVFE
- a CDS encoding SHOCT domain-containing protein encodes the protein MCGPFGRFHVGYYGPMQRPMEYDHRSEPSNMQHHQHVSGTLNQDESALGILQKRYVKGEISEEEYQKMKRVLIEQ